GCGTCAGATGTGTATAAGAGACAGGAACAGTATTAACTTCATTAAGAGCTGTGCCGAAATGAGTACAGACCCCCAGGTGCGTAATCTTTGCCAGCAGATGGCAGCAGACCATCAGAACGATTTGCAGACGCTCATAAAACATATTAATACCGCTAATATACAGTAAGGAGGAGAAAAATGAAAAACTTGTCAGATAAGGATATTCTCAATGTTTTATTGGATCAACATAAACACAGCGCTTCATCAATGACCAATATGATACTCGAAAGCAACAATCAGTTCCTGAGAAATGACGCTACAAACATACTTACTAAAGTATTCCAGCACCAGAAGCAAATATATGATCTGATGACCCAAAAGGGCTGGTACCAGGTCCAGAACGCAAGCCAGCAGGATGTCAGCAGAGCTCAGCAGGACGTAAGCAATATTCAATCATCGACGAGTATGTAATAGGAGGTTTGCATTATGGTATGTAAAGACTGCAAAAGCTTTAAGCCCGATAAGAATTTTGAAGCCGGAAGGGAACTTTCACCCGAAATCAAATCAATAAAGGGCAAATGCGATGTAAACAATAATGAGTGTTTGGCAGGCGACAAGTGCGGCTGCGGCGGTTTCGCCAAAAAATAAAAATAGCAGGAGAATTTCTCCTGCTATTTTTATATTAATTACTATTACTGATTGTTGTAGTTTTTGCCAGTGTAGGATTCGAATACCTTCTTAACGATATTTCCACCTATTCTACCAGCGTCTCTAGCAGCGAGGTCACCGTTGTAACCCTGCTTTAAATTAACGCCTACTTCTTTAGCTATTTCATACTTCATGTTTTCGAATGATGTTTTGCTGTTGTTTGCCATGATATCACCTCCTTAATAATTATTGTTTCTAAAATATCTTCTAATATAAGTAGAAAGATTTGGCTTAAAGATGTGAATTTTTTGTCGAAATTTATGTGGACTATTTTTCCTCTTTGTGGTATAGTGTAAGAGAAAATAAAATTTGAATACAGTGAAACTTTTAAATTAGCCCTGTGAGGCTGGTAAAGTTTATTCTTTGTTATTTTTGGGAGACAAGCTTCTTACCGGTCGTAGGTATGGAGCTTTTTTTATGGGATTTTTATTGTATTTCATATATGGACAATTCTCGGAATATTTTTTATTGAGACTTGTCAGTATATTAAGTAAATAATAAATAGGGGGAAGGTAAATTATGCAAAGAAAAGTAATACAGGTTGAAGAAAAAGTGCCACTACTCCAAGGTTTACCTCTTAGTTTTCAGCATTTGTTTGCAATGTTCGGTGCATCAGTTTTAGTTCCGTTTTTGTTTAATTCATGGGCGGGCAAACAGGTAATAGACCCTGCTCTTGTTTTACTCATGAACGGTATAGGAACCTTGATTTATTTGTTTTTGTGTAAAGGGAAGGCGCCAGCATTTCTAGGTTCCAGTTTTGCATTTTTGGCTCCTGTAAGTGCGGTTTTATCAATCTCAGGAGATAAAGAACTAAACTTTTCAAAAGCGTTAGGAGGTTTTATACTGGCTGGCATAATATTCTCAATTACTGCACTGATCATAGGTGCTGTAGGGACTAAATGGCTTGGTGTAGTATTACCTCCTGCAACAATGGGTCCTATAGTTGCTCTGATTGGACTTGAACTTGCAGGTATTGCAGCAGGGAATGCGGGATTACTCCCTGACCCGAAAACAGGGCTTTATGACTCAAAAGCAGTTATTATATCAATAGTCACACTTGCTGTGGTAATACTTGGCTCCCTTTTATTCAGAGGCTTCCTTGGCGTAATTCCCGTACTATTTGCTGTTGTTGCCGGATATGCGCTGTCAGCAGCTATGGGATATGTAAAAACAGAAGCAATAACAGGAAAAGATTGGTTTGTTATCCCTCAATTTGTTTTACCTACTTTTGATTTCAATGTAATGCTGATAATTGCACCTGCTGCGCTGGTTGTAATATCAGAACATATAGGCCATTTGTTTGTAACAAGCAATATAGTAGGGCGAGACCTTGCTAAAGACCCTGGCTTGCACAGGTCCTTACTCGGAGATGGATTATCAACCATCTTGTCCGGTTTCTCCGGTTCTGTTCCAACTACTACCTATGGAGAGAACATGGGTGTTATGGCTATAACAAGAGTATACAGCGTATGGGTTATAGGTGGCGCTGCCGTTATTTCCATAATACTTGCTTTTATTGGAAAGCTTTCAGGTGTAATTTCCAGTATACCGGGTCCTGTTATGGGCGGCATTACAATACTACTGTTTGGTGTTATAGCTGCTTCAGGTATAAGGATGATAGTAGAAGCAAAGGTGGATTACAGCAAATCAAGAAACCTTATACTCACAGCTGTTGTATTTATCGTTGGTTTAAGTGGAATATCAGTCAAACTAGGTGATGTTCCTTTAAAGGGCATGGCTCTCGCAACAGTTGTAGGAATGGCATTAAGCTTGATTTTCTACATTCTGGATAAGCTGAAGTTGACAAACGACAGTGCGGCATAAATATGGAAGATGACAGTTCAACAGTATAAAAGTTGCTTCTGTTATTTAGATGCTAAAATGCTAAATATAAAAAAACTTTTATGATATGCTTTTAAAGCAAACTATAGTTGTTTGTAAAAGAAAAGGAGTCCGGTTGCTTTCCGGATTCCTTTTTGTTGTGCTAAAAAACATATTAA
The nucleotide sequence above comes from Clostridia bacterium. Encoded proteins:
- a CDS encoding spore coat protein yields the protein MKNLSDKDILNVLLDQHKHSASSMTNMILESNNQFLRNDATNILTKVFQHQKQIYDLMTQKGWYQVQNASQQDVSRAQQDVSNIQSSTSM
- a CDS encoding alpha/beta-type small acid-soluble spore protein; this encodes MANNSKTSFENMKYEIAKEVGVNLKQGYNGDLAARDAGRIGGNIVKKVFESYTGKNYNNQ
- the uraA gene encoding uracil permease, with translation MQRKVIQVEEKVPLLQGLPLSFQHLFAMFGASVLVPFLFNSWAGKQVIDPALVLLMNGIGTLIYLFLCKGKAPAFLGSSFAFLAPVSAVLSISGDKELNFSKALGGFILAGIIFSITALIIGAVGTKWLGVVLPPATMGPIVALIGLELAGIAAGNAGLLPDPKTGLYDSKAVIISIVTLAVVILGSLLFRGFLGVIPVLFAVVAGYALSAAMGYVKTEAITGKDWFVIPQFVLPTFDFNVMLIIAPAALVVISEHIGHLFVTSNIVGRDLAKDPGLHRSLLGDGLSTILSGFSGSVPTTTYGENMGVMAITRVYSVWVIGGAAVISIILAFIGKLSGVISSIPGPVMGGITILLFGVIAASGIRMIVEAKVDYSKSRNLILTAVVFIVGLSGISVKLGDVPLKGMALATVVGMALSLIFYILDKLKLTNDSAA